The Mesorhizobium sp. INR15 region TCTTGCTCGCGCGGCTCAATCAACATCGTCAATGGAGCGGCAATCACGTCCGAATTCAAACAATCAGGAACCCGTCCCACACCAGGCCCGCGATCGGGTTTTCGTGCGACATTTGCGGGTATCGTCCCCCGCACGATGGAACGCCGGCACCGCAGCCAGGCGGCCGCCGCGCTTCATCGCCTCGACGACAGGCAGCTGGAAGACATCGGCATCTCGCGGAACGACATCCCTCACGTCGTCGCAGGTCTCGCCCCTCCGAACATCGAGACCTCAACACAGGATTCCCGGATCTCGGCGGATGCCGCAAGGCTCCTTGGGGCCGCCCGATACCAGTGATGGAGACTGAAATGGATATGACGACCAAGACGATCGTGGCCGTTGGCCTCCTCAGCATGATGATCATCGCTTTCCTGGTGATCTGAACGAAGTGCCCCGCCGGCGATGGCGCGCCGTCCCGAGAGCCAGGCTAAGTTAGGTAGACGCCACCATGCGCATTGAAACGTTCAACAGGATATCGAGGCTTGCCGGGAAAGGCCGAATCCCTTCCCGGCGCAGGCACCCCACCCTCTATTCCCGCAAAAAAGCCTGCTCCGGGACTCTCGACAATGGGGTTCATTCCGCGGCACTCCCGCGCCGCATCGATGGAGCGTGACATGAGAATATTCCGGTCGAAGCGAGTTTGCCTTTCCTGCAGCCGTCCGCTGCCTCGGGCGGCGTCCCGTTGCCCGTGGTGCATCGATTCCGTCCTCGTGCCGGCGACGCTGCTCGATCACCCCGCCCCGCATCGCCACCTGCGCGGACGCGACATGATGCCGAGGCAATCATGAAACTCAGCGAACTCCTCGGAGAGAATGGTTTCGTGCTAGGCGTGCCGTCAGGGAGAAGCGTTCTGCCCTCAAGGCGGTCACGGCGACGCTCGCCGGCAGAACGGGACGTAGCGAAGGGGCGGTTCTGAACGTGCTCCTGCGCCGCGAGCGGCTTGGTCGACGGCGACGGGTGACGGTGTTGCTGTTCCCCACACAATGCTCGAAGGCATATCGGAGCCGGCAGCGGTCATCCTAACACTGACGCACTCGATTTCGTTCAACGCGCCCGACGACAAAAACGTCGATCTGCTTCTCGGCCTCCTATGGCCTCGCGACAGCAAGGAAGGATCCGTTCCCGCACTGTCGCGATCCGTCCGCCTGCTTCGCCAGCCTGCCTATCGGGAATGCCTTGGCAACGCTACGTCGTCGGCCGAAGCCCACGCTGGGATCGAAGACCTTGAGGCCGGGAGTGGCGGGTCCCGTCGCAACGCCCCTTCCATGGGGCGCGAAGACTTGAGGCGATAGAGCCTCCGCGCGGGACGGCGGGATTCCGACGAGAGTGCGAATACCGGTCCGCATCCGGAAGATCAGGGCACCCGGTCGTTCGCGACGATCCCCCCTTCCCCTCCATGCGGGCGATCTGGCCTGCTGCCGGTTTCGTGGACAACGAGGAGGTTGCGATGGGCATTGGAAAGCGACGATCACACCGTGCTGGACGAGCGCCGTTGCCGTCACCCGGACGTCCGCCAGCCGTGCCCCTAATTCGCCATCGGCAAGTCTGCTTCGCCTCGGGACAATTCACAACAACCAGAACGATAAACAGTTCCCGCAATACAAACTATAATTGAACGGCGATGAGCGAGCGTGATCCAATATCGTCTGCAGACGCCTCACCTAACGCATTGAAAGTAGGAATTTCCCAATATGGTTCAATAGGATAGCGCACTGCGAGAGGAAGTTTCACAATAACCCATCGCGCGTTCTAAAATTTTTTGAAGCGGGCTCTTGAACCCATTTTGGACGCCTCCTAATTCATTTTGCGTCGAGGCCAATGCGCTCGGCAAAACTTGGCGGCGCCGCATGGGGCGGCGTGCCTTCTACCCATGTTGCTTCAAGGAGAATATGGCGATGAAAACCTTCGACTCTCTTTTTCGCACCACCGTCGGCTTCGACCGTCTTTTCGATATGCTCGATAGCGGCACCCGCACCGACTGGCCCCCTTACAACATCGAAAAAGTCGGCGAGAACGACTATCGCATTGCCATGGCAATCGCGGGATTCAGCCCAGATGAGGTCGAGCTTACCCAGCATGGTCCGGAGCTGGTCGTCGTCGGACAGAAGGCCGATGATCAGAGTGGAGGCCAACTGCTCCATCAAGGCATTGCCTACCGCAGTTTCCGGCAGACGTTCAAACTAGCCGACCACATGAAGATCGCTGGGGCAAACCTCGAGAACGGCCTGCTCACCATCGACATCGTCCGTGAAATCCCCGAGGAGCTGAAGCCGCGCCATATCAGCATCGGCTCTAGCGATGCGGCGGCGGTCGGCAAGCAGATCGCGCAGGATACGGAACGCACCCGCAAGGCGGCCTGAGGGCCAATTTCACCTTTGACTGCGGTCCGCCTCCCGGCTCCTCGCCGGGAGGCCCAGATTGCGGAGAATGGAGATGAGCAAACAGAATCCGATACCTTTCAAGACGCATCGACCTTCGCCGAAGCTCGAAGCAGTTTTTTGCCTGCTGGACGATCCCGACGAAGTCGTCACACATCCACATTTGGGCCGGAACGAGAAGCGGGCCTTACTCGCCTCGTGGGCGTCTGATGCCTTTGCGGTGGAAAATCAACCGGCTCTGCGCCGGCTGGACAATGGGAAGGTAATTCCGGTCGAGCAAACTTTAAAAGCCTTGAAAGCGCTGGACAACATGCCCGACCGTGCGCACGGCCATTCAACGCGCGCGTCATCCCGGCCACCATATTCGCGCGGCCGTGACATTCTGAGAGCATGGCGGCGGCAGGGGCAGTCTTTCAGGCCCGATGATGATGACGACCCTCCGCCGTGTCCGGCAATAATCGCGCCGCGCCCTCGCGCGCCGGGCGGAATCGGTGCTATGGCCCGCCCGGAACTCGTTAATGCCTGATTTGTTGCTGATACTTCGTCGCACCGGCTGGCACAGATATGTCAGCCGGTGGACCTTTCGGGATGACAGAAGACGATGACAATTCCAAAGCGCACCTACCGTTTGCAGATCATGCTCAATGCCCAGGAGGTTGCGGTCGTTGATGCTTGGCGCTTTGAAAACAGAATACCGAGCCGCTCGGACGCTGTCAGGGAATTGCTCCGGCTAGGTCGAGATGTGCGCGGTCCCAGCGGAGAGCAGCGGGCGCGATCGGTCGATTTTGGTGTTCTTGACTCGCCGATCGCCTGAGAGGGTCCGTGGCGGGAGGGTGACGAAAGCCTCCCATTCCTATCGTTTCCCGTTATCGGGCCGACGCCGCAACGATCAAAACGACAAGATCGGGAGCTGACAGTACTGTTCCAAAGCGCCGTGCAAGCCCACCGCATGGCGCACATCGCTGGGCCAACCGCAGACCGTAAGCGATGGCGATGCGCACCGCAGCGTAGGAGAATCACGATCCCGAATGTCGCGGCGAACGGCCGCGTTGGAGTGGCCAATATTGTTGGCCCAGAGCCGGGTCTTCGTGGATAACAACCAAGCAGTCTACCTGACCTGCTGCAAGGGCTGTGAAACCCGCGACGGCGTCAAAGTGTGGGTGGTGGCTTTATAGTGTTGCGAATCCCGCGAATACCGATTGTAGCTAGAACCGGGAGACCAGTGAGCATGTCGGAAAGATCAGCAGAGCCACCATAAGTGCCATCAAATCCTTCATTCGGCTTGCGTTGATTAAATTCGTCAGCAACAATAATTATGTCATTCTGATTGACATCAAACACTTGAAATCCCATCGAGCGAAAGCGCCAGCGGCACGATTGTCTGGCGTGCCGAGACTCCATGACCCTATTGACGCAAAGGCTCGACCAACGCACGATCCCACTTTCGGTGGCTTAAGGAGACTGTCGCGGTGGCACTGCGCCTAAATCATGTTTCCCTCCGCGTCCGCGATCTGGCAGCCAGCGCGAAGTTCTATCAGAATGCACTCCAACTGCCCGAAATTGCTTGTGGCGCAGGAAAGCCAAACATCCGCTGGTTCGGCCTTGGCGATGGACAGTCGCTTCATCTGATAGAAGGTGATTTCGGCAAGAC contains the following coding sequences:
- a CDS encoding DUF1127 domain-containing protein translates to MERRHRSQAAAALHRLDDRQLEDIGISRNDIPHVVAGLAPPNIETSTQDSRISADAARLLGAARYQ
- a CDS encoding PTS sugar transporter subunit IIA: MLEGISEPAAVILTLTHSISFNAPDDKNVDLLLGLLWPRDSKEGSVPALSRSVRLLRQPAYRECLGNATSSAEAHAGIEDLEAGSGGSRRNAPSMGREDLRR
- a CDS encoding Hsp20 family protein, coding for MKTFDSLFRTTVGFDRLFDMLDSGTRTDWPPYNIEKVGENDYRIAMAIAGFSPDEVELTQHGPELVVVGQKADDQSGGQLLHQGIAYRSFRQTFKLADHMKIAGANLENGLLTIDIVREIPEELKPRHISIGSSDAAAVGKQIAQDTERTRKAA